In Pleurocapsa minor HA4230-MV1, the genomic window TTTATCAGGATTGCCCGATCTTAGAGATTCTCCTAGGGTACTGTCCCAGCAACGAGAAATGTTTGCTGCTTTGGTTCAAATGGGCTTTGATGGATTTCGCATTGATGCAATTAAACACATGAGTGAGGGGATGATTGATAATTTCGCCGATCGCGATTTTATGGCTGATAAATATTTATTTGGCGAGATCTTTACTGGTAGCGATCGCGAGGAAGAGATCTTTTTAGACCCTTTTCTGGTAGAAACTTGGATCCCCGCCTATGATTTTCCTTTATTTCAAACAATGCGCGCAGCATTTAGCTTTGGTGGTTCTCTGAGGAGTCTTGCCCGTCCTGAAATCGAAGGTAATGCCTTGCCGTGGAATCGAGCGCTGACTTTCGCGGTTAACCATGACATTCCTTATAATGATTCTTTTCGCTACTTGCTGCTAGATCGACAGGACGAGAATTTAGCTTACGTCTACATTTTAGGCAGAGACGGGGGTGTTCCTTTATTATTATGCGATCGCAATGAATCAGCAGTTAATCACCCTGAAGATCGCGATCGCTGGGCTAATGTCATCCAACGAGAAGATCTTAAAAGCGCGATTCAATTTCATAATGCCGTTCAGGGGCAACCCATGGCAATCTTGTATGAAAGCGATGTTGTACTGGTTTTTCGTCGCGGGAATTTAGGTATCGTAGCCATCAATAAAAGTGGAACAGAAACTTGGGTTGAATTTAGTACTTTCGGCTTAACCAATCCAGGTGTATATCAAGACCTAATTCATCAACACGAGATGGAGCTTTCCCAAAATCTTTTCACTCTCTACATTCCACCCAGGACGGCTCAAATGTGGTTGTTAGTGGTTAGTAGTTAGTCAAGTTATTAATCAATCGGTAAGACATAAAAAATTATTGTAACCAAAATGTTCAAATCTCAAAAACGGTATGATCATTTTTAGTGATTGAATTTATTATGTCTATCATGGAAATATTACTCCATCATTAATACCATGATTAGTTCGACGGTCAAATTCGTCATCAAGATAATTATACTTATTAATAATTTCGGCTCCTAAACGATTGGCATCAGACTCAAGTTGTTTACAAGTAGGACGTGATGCCATATTTTTAATTTTTTGTTCGATTTCGTTAGCAGCCCCAACACCCATCTTTTTGTGTCCAACTTCATGAGCTGTCAAGGCTTGCATATAGTTATCCCATTTTTGCTGTAACGCTTGAGGTAATGGGGTTGCAACCGCTAGTTTAGGCAAGATGTATTGAATATCTACTTTGGTTGTGACATTGGTAATTGAGCATCGACCATGAGACTCATTCCACCAAAAATCCCACTCCACATACCAGCTTGTCTGTGCATCATATTTAACTTTATTTTCCTGAACAGGAGTTTTTCGGTTCAAATCGTTTCTAATTTCTTTTGCTGTTCTACCACTAACTGAATAGTAATCTGTTTTTACCTCAACAATTGGTGATGCTACTACATCGATAGGCATGACAGCCACTGCAAACGACATAGAGGCAAACATTGTAATTCGCTTCATAATTATTTAACACTTTCTTATACTTAGTTTT contains:
- a CDS encoding alpha amylase C-terminal domain-containing protein, which translates into the protein MSDVILHAFNWQYREIIDRIEEIREAGYGAILIPPPLYSDPNNEQWWQRYQPKDYRVLLSYLGGKSELQELIERCHQTEPIIRVYADIIINHMANENREDRLNFPGAAELERYRQNAALFEENRLYGDLSEGLFSPDDFNQSGDISDWLDRNQVQFYDLSGLPDLRDSPRVLSQQREMFAALVQMGFDGFRIDAIKHMSEGMIDNFADRDFMADKYLFGEIFTGSDREEEIFLDPFLVETWIPAYDFPLFQTMRAAFSFGGSLRSLARPEIEGNALPWNRALTFAVNHDIPYNDSFRYLLLDRQDENLAYVYILGRDGGVPLLLCDRNESAVNHPEDRDRWANVIQREDLKSAIQFHNAVQGQPMAILYESDVVLVFRRGNLGIVAINKSGTETWVEFSTFGLTNPGVYQDLIHQHEMELSQNLFTLYIPPRTAQMWLLVVSS
- a CDS encoding DUF922 domain-containing Zn-dependent protease encodes the protein MSFAVAVMPIDVVASPIVEVKTDYYSVSGRTAKEIRNDLNRKTPVQENKVKYDAQTSWYVEWDFWWNESHGRCSITNVTTKVDIQYILPKLAVATPLPQALQQKWDNYMQALTAHEVGHKKMGVGAANEIEQKIKNMASRPTCKQLESDANRLGAEIINKYNYLDDEFDRRTNHGINDGVIFP